Proteins from one Xiphophorus hellerii strain 12219 chromosome 8, Xiphophorus_hellerii-4.1, whole genome shotgun sequence genomic window:
- the trim32 gene encoding E3 ubiquitin-protein ligase TRIM32, giving the protein MAAACSSLDPDLMREVLECPICLETYNQDKLRPKLLQCGHTVCRLCLEKLLANTINGVRCPFCSKVSRMSSISQLADNLTVLKIIDCTLTCSAAATALMCKSCGNRLPRQFCYDCTTVLCEVCKADGHLHEGHSVQPIKVAAEQRRKELSGRLAALRDVMGNIQKKKTTLENISKSLRQKYRAVQQEYSSAELHLQEELSKSRRTFTASLGEVEKLNAQVLEEQTYLLNLAEVKVVSRCDYLTVRVRQSDIALLKDDGAGSDDEELDLRSSLPTQFQLQEPTLARAEHSNPIEVGCLTTNTYTVNTDDEKGGLETMLEFKAEDAPSGAIGGSVMVPGDLYRDVDMVSAVDETVCGSPSSFKSKSMDAGGESAAASSRPPVCQFVKKMGCKGALPGMFNLPISICVSPQGDILVADRGNCRVQIFNRKGVPREIRRNASIDNFVLSFFGADLPNLIPLSIAVTPQGLIGVTDNYDNSVKVYTMDGHYVACHKNQLIKPWGITAMPSGQFVVSDVEGGKLWCLAVDRNVGVVSYNRLCSAVRPKFVTCDAAGTVYFTQGLALNFEKRQNEPHFEGGFSIGSVGTDGQLGKQLSHFFSETEDFRCITGMCVDANGDLLVTDSGRKEILQFPKEGGFNILIQEGLTCPVGVATTQKGQLLVLDCWDHCVKVFTYVQRRHSSTS; this is encoded by the coding sequence ATGGCAGCAGCATGCTCTTCTCTGGACCCGGACCTAATGAGGGAGGTTCTCGAATGCCCTATCTGCCTGGAGACTTACAACCAGGATAAACTCAGACCCAAACTCCTGCAGTGTGGGCACACTGTGTGTCGACTTTGTCTGGAGAAACTGTTGGCTAATACCATCAATGGTGTCCGCTGCCCCTTCTGCAGCAAGGTCTCCAGGATGAGCAGCATCTCCCAGCTGGCAGATAATCTTACAGTACTGAAAATAATAGATTGCACTTTGACCTGCAGTGCTGCTGCCACGGCGCTAATGTGCAAGTCCTGTGGCAACCGGCTACCAAGACAGTTCTGCTATGACTGCACCACAGTTCTCTGTGAGGTCTGTAAAGCGGATGGCCACCTGCATGAAGGCCATTCAGTTCAGCCGATAAAAGTGGCAGCTGAGCAGCGCCGTAAAGAACTGAGTGGTAGACTGGCTGCCCTCCGTGACGTTATGGGCAatattcagaagaaaaagacaacacTTGAAAACATTTCCAAGAGCTTGAGACAAAAGTACCGGGCGGTTCAGCAAGAGTATTCTTCGGCAGAGCTACATCTTCAGGAAGAGCTCAGCAAATCTCGAAGGACATTCACAGCCTCTTTGGGAGAAGTGGAAAAACTCAATGCACAGGTTCTTGAGGAGCAGACATATCTTCTTAACCTCGCAGAGGTAAAAGTGGTTTCACGTTGCGATTATCTGACAGTAAGGGTAAGACAGAGTGACATTGCCTTATTAAAGGACGATGGCGCAGGAAGTGATGATGAAGAGCTGGACCTCAGAAGCAGTTTACCCACACAGTTCCAGCTACAAGAGCCAACACTAGCCAGAGCAGAACACTCTAATCCCATAGAAGTGGGCTGTTTGACCACAAACACTTACACAGTCAATACAGATGATGAGAAAGGTGGGTTAGAAACAATGTTGGAGTTTAAAGCAGAGGATGCGCCCTCTGGCGCTATAGGTGGTTCTGTAATGGTTCCAGGGGATCTTTACCGTGATGTTGACATGGTTTCAGCAGTAGATGAGACAGTATGTGGTTCACCAAGTAGCTTTAAGTCAAAGTCCATGGATGCAGGTGGGGAATCTGCAGCGGCTAGTTCCAGGCCACCAGTATGCCAGTTTGTAAAGAAGATGGGCTGTAAAGGAGCGCTGCCTGGAATGTTTAATTTACCCATTAGCATTTGTGTTTCACCACAAGGTGATATACTGGTGGCCGATCGAGGGAACTGCCGTGTCCAGATTTTCAATCGTAAAGGTGTCCCGCGCGAAATCCGACGCAATGCAAGCATAGACAACTTTGTTCTGAGCTTCTTTGGTGCTGACCTGCCTAACCTTATCCCGTTATCCATAGCTGTGACTCCTCAAGGTCTGATTGGTGTTACTGACAACTACGATAATTCAGTTAAAGTCTACACCATGGATGGGCATTATGTGGCCTGCCATAAAAACCAGCTGATTAAACCCTGGGGAATTACTGCCATGCCATCAGGCCAGTTTGTGGTGTCAGACGTGGAAGGGGGGAAACTGTGGTGCCTTGCAGTGGACCGCAATGTAGGTGTAGTTAGCTATAACCGATTGTGCTCTGCTGTCCGGCCAAAGTTTGTGACATGTGATGCAGCAGGAACCGTGTACTTTACCCAAGGCCTGGCCCTGAACTTCGAAAAGCGCCAGAACGAGCCCCACTTCGAAGGAGGCTTCTCCATTGGCTCAGTGGGTACCGATGGCCAGCTGGGGAAACAGCTCAGCCACTTTTTCTCCGAAACAGAGGACTTCCGCTGCATCACTGGCATGTGTGTGGATGCCAACGGTGATTTGCTGGTCACCGATAGTGGCAGGAAAGAAATTCTTCAGTTTCCCAAAGAAGGAGGATTTAACATTCTGATCCAAGAAGGACTGACCTGTCCCGTAGGAGTGGCCACCACCCAGAAAGGACAGCTGCTAGTGCTTGATTGCTGGGACCACTGTGTCAAAGTCTTTACATACGTCCAAAGGAGGCATTCTTCAACTTCCTAG